A window of Pectobacterium carotovorum genomic DNA:
GTTTAAAGTTACCGGCCAGCGTCCAATCACCAACGTTGTGATGATGGGAATGGGCGAACCGCTGCTGAACCTGACTAACGTGGTGCCAGCGATGGAAATCATGCTGGATGACTTCGGCTTTGGTTTATCCAAGCGCCGTGTGACGCTGTCCACGTCAGGCGTGGTGCCTGCGTTGGATAAACTGGGCGATATGATCGATGTTGCGCTGGCGATTTCTCTGCATGCGCCGACTGACGACATCCGCAACGAAATCATGCCGATCAACAAAAAGTACAATATCGAGACGTTCCTGAGCGCGGTACGTCGCTATCTGGAGAAATCCAATGCGAATCAGGGACGTGTTACCGTTGAGTATGTGATGTTGGATCATATCAATGACGGCACCGAACACGCGCATCAACTGGCTGAGTGCCTGAAAGATACGCCGTGCAAGATCAACCTGATTCCGTGGAACCCGTTCCCTGGCGCGCCGTATGGCCGCAGCTCAAACAGCCGCGTTGACCGTTTCTCCAAGGTACTGATGGAGTATGGTTTCACGACGATCGTACGTAAAACCCGTGGGGATGATATTGATGCTGCCTGCGGTCAGTTGGCGGGGGAAGTCGTAGACAGAACCAAACGTACGCTGAAGAAGAAAATGGCCGGTGAACCTATCACGGTGAAAGCGGTCTGATAGCAAATGGTCGCGGGTTAACGTAGAAGCGCTAACCCGACGTCATCCGCTGGGCTAATTTGCAGGGCAAAAGTAGGCAAATTGCGAGGTGCGCCGCGTTGTTGTCAGGTTTGACTGCCACCCTGTTCATATTCAGGTAACCTCTTTGGCTAGGACGACAAGGCGAGGGAACAGGGATGGCAAAGCCACTATCACAGGGATTTTCTTTAGTGCAGGGAATGTCTTTATCACAGGGAACGTATTGGCTGAGTGGCCTGTTCGCGCTGCTGTTGCTGGTGGGGTGTGTGAAATCGCCTCAGGAGACGACAAATCCAGCGGTCGCCCAAACCCGCTTGCAGTTAGGGTTGACCTATCTGGCGCACAATAATCTGGATGCGGCTCGGCAGAATCTTGAGAAGGCGGTAGCGATTGCTCCGCAGGATTATCGAACACAATTGGGGATGGCGCTTTACGAGCAGCGGATAGGTGAAAACCGTCTGGCTGAACAGCGTTATCAGCATGTGTTGAACATGGCGCCGGAAAATGGCAGCGTCATGAATAATTACGGTGCGTTTCTGTGTAGTTTAGGGCAGTATGTAGCGGCTCAGCGACAGTTTAGTGCGGCTGCACAACTTCCTGATTACAGTCAGGTTGCTGATGCGTTGGAAAATGCGGGATACTGCTTTTTCAATGCCGGACAGACTGAAGACGCGCGCAATTTATTAAGTCGGGCGCTGAAGTATGACCCGACGAAAGGCAGTGCCTTGCTGGCGGAAGCAAACCAACAGTTTGCTGCCGGGAAAAATGAGCAAGCGCGGCTGCTGCTTGATGTTTATCAGCATATTCTTCCGGCCAGTGCCGAAAGCTTATGGTTACAGATTCGTTTCGCCGCGTTAGCGGGCCATGATGGCGATAAAGAACGTTATGGCAACGTGCTGGCGCGAAGTTTTCCACAATCTAAACAGTACCAGCATTTCTTAGCTAATGAATACTGAAGCCACCCAAGATACAACAGAAGCAAAACTACCTGGCGAACGTCTGCGTGAGGCGCGTGAACGCCTTGGGCTAACTCAGCAAACTATTGCTGAGCGTTTGTGCCTTAAAATCACCACCGTTCGCGATATTGAAGACGGTACGACGCCTGCCGATTTAGCGCCGACTTTTCTGCGCGGCTATATCCGTTCTTATGCCAAGCTGGTTCATTTACCCGAAGATGAACTGCTTCCCTCTGTGGATAAGCAGGCCATACCTAAAACGATCTCAGTTTCGCCGATGCAGAGTTTTTCGCTGAAAAAAAGCCGCAAAAAGCGTGATGGCTGGTTGATGACAATCACCTGGCTGGTTGTGCTGGTTGTTCTGGGGCTAACGGGCGCATGGTGGTGGCAAAACCATCAGGCTCAGCAGGCGGAAATCAACAGCATGGTCGATCATGCCAGCTCGATACAGGCACAAACGGAAGGGCAGTCCGTTCCGCTAATGGACAACGGCACCGCGCAGGAAATAGAGACACCGGGTTCTGCTCCGGCTCCGGCTTCTACGCCAGTCGACCTTTCTGCCACTGGAACAGAGACACCTTCAACACCTTCTTCTGTTTCTACACCGTCTGCTGCACCGTCCAGCCAATCACCTTCACTCGCGAACGCCGCACAGCCACAAACTGCGGGTAATGTTCTGCTGGGGGCTGGGGCTGTCGCACCCGCTGCGGGTACGGTAGCGGAAGCTAATTCCGTCTCTGCGGCTCATGCATTGGTGATGACTTTCACGGCCGATTGCTGGCTGGAAGTCACGGATGCCAGCGGTAAGAAACTGTTCAGCGGCATGCAGCGCAATGGTGGCACACTGAACCTTGATGGTCAGTCACCCTATAAACTTAAAATTGGTGCGCCTGCTGCGGTACAAATTCAATTTCAAGGCAAGCCAGTCGATTTAAGCCGATTCGTGCGCAGCAGTCAGGTTGCACGCCTGACGCTAACGGCCGAATAACGTGTTGTTTAAGTAAGACTGCAATGTTGGAGATGAAGTAATGCATAACGCTGCACCCATAACCCGTCGAAAATCAACACGGATTTACGTCGGCAAGGTGCCTGTTGGTGATGGCGCACCGATTGCGGTGCAATCTATGACCAACACCCGAACCACCGACGTTGAAGCTACCGTCAACCAAATCAGAGCACTGGAACGCGTTGGCGTCGATATCGTCCGCGTTTCTGTGCCAACAATGGACGCGGCCGAAGCCTTTAAGCTTATCAAACAGCAGGTGAATGTCCCGCTCGTCGCCGACATTCATTTTGACTACCGCATTGCGCTGAAAGTCGCAGAATACGGCGTCGACTGTCTGCGCATCAACCCCGGCAATATTGGTAATGAAGAGCGTATTCGCTCGGTTGTCGACTGTGCGCGTTACAATAATATCCCGATCCGCATTGGCGTTAACGGCGGTTCGCTGGAAAAAGATTTGCAGGAAAAATACGGTGAACCAACGCCGGAAGCGCTGCTGGAATCAGCGATGCGCCATGTCGATATTCTTGACCGCCTGAACTTCGATCAGTTTAAAGTCAGCGTCAAAGCTTCGGATGTTTTTCTCGCGGTGCAATCCTATCGTCTGCTGGCTGCGCGTATCGATCAGCCGTTGCACCTCGGCATCACCGAAGCGGGTGGTGCACGTAGCGGTGCGGTGAAGTCGGCTATCGGCCTCGGTCTGCTGCTGTCTGAAGGTATTGGCGACACGCTGCGCATCTCGCTGGCGGCCGATCCGGTTGAAGAAGTGAAAGTTGGCTTCGATATCCTGAAGTCACTGCGCATTCGTGCGCGCGGAATTAACTTCATTGCTTGCCCGACCTGCTCTCGCCAGGAATTTGACGTGATTGGTACGGTGAACGCACTGGAACAACGGCTGGAAGATCTTATCACGCCGATGGATGTCTCGATTATTGGCTGTGTGGTGAATGGCCCCGGTGAAGCGCTGGTGTCGACCATTGGCGTCACGGGTGGACACAATAAGAGCGGCTTCTATGAAGACGGCGTGCGGCAGAGAGAGCGCTTCGATAACGAACAGATGATCGATCAGTTAGAAGCCAAGATCCGCGCGAAAGCCTCCATGATGGACGAAAATCAGCGTATTACCGTCAATCTGGTAGATAAGTAACTCTGACGGCGTGACGGTCTGCCGTCACCCGCCTAATTCACGATTCCTGAACCCGATGGGGAGGCCCCGCATTGAAGATGCGACGACAATCCCTCTATAATCGGGTTTATTTTTTGAAAAACGCATAGAGAACTGACGTGGCAAAAAATATTCAAGCCATCCGTGGCATGAACGATTACCTGCCAGCCGAAACGGCATTGTGGCAGCGTATTGAAAACAGCCTGAAACAGGTGCTCAGCGGCTACGGCTATAATGAAATTCGTTTGCCGATTGTCGAGCAAACGCCGCTGTTTAAGCGCGCTATTGGCGAAGTGACCGATGTCGTCGAAAAAGAGATGTATACCTTTGACGATCGCAATGGCGATAGCCTGACTCTGCGCCCGGAAGGGACGGCAGGCTGCGTCCGCGCCGGTATTGAGCACGGTATTCTCTATAATCAGGAACAGCGGCTGTGGTATGTCGGCCCAATGTTCCGCTACGAGCGTCCGCAGAAAGGGCGCTATCGTCAGTTCCATCAGTTGGGCTGTGAAGTGTTTGGTCTGCAAGGGCCGGATATTGATGCCGAACTGATCCTGATGACGGCCCGCTGGTGGCGTGTGCTGGGCATCGCCGATCATGTGAAGCTGGAACTGAACTCGATTGGTTCATTAGACGCGCGTGCGCGCTATCGCGAAGCGCTGGTGGCGTTCCTCGAACAGCATAAAGATCAGCTGGATGAAGACTGCCTGCGTCGGATGTACACCAACCCGCTGCGCGTTCTGGATACGAAAAATCCGCAGATTCAGGTGTTGCTGAATGACGCCCCGGTGCTGACGGACTACCTGGATGACGAATCGCGTGCACACTTTGAAGCGCTGGGTGAACTTTTAACGCAGTCCGGTATCCCATATACCGTTAATCCACGTCTGGTCCGCGGTTTGGATTACTATAACCGCACCGTATTTGAGTGGGTGACGACCAGTCTGGGCGCGCAGGGCACGGTCTGTGCCGGTGGGCGTTATGATGGTATGGTGGAACAACTGGGCGGGCACGCGACGCCAGCGGTTGGTTTTGCAATGGGTCTGGAACGTCTGGTTCTGCTGGTGCAGTCTGTGAACTCGGATTTCAAAGCACAGCCGAATGTGGATGTTTATCTGATTTCTTCCGGTACAGGAACGCAGGTTGCCGCGATGCAACTGGCGGAGAAATTACGTGACGCGCTGCCGCAGTTGAAACTGATGACCAACTACGGTGGCGGCAACTTTAAGAAGCAATTTGCCCGTGCTGATAAATGGGGCGCACGCGTCGCATTGGTATTAGGCGAAAATGAAGTGGCGGCCGGTCAGGTTGTGGTTAAAAACCTGAGCAATGGCGAGCAGGATACATTGGCACAGGCCGACGTCGCATCGCGGCTGGCAACGTTACTGGATTGAGGAGAGAGACACCGTGGAAGTCTATACCACAGAGAATGAACAGGTTGATGCACTACGTCGTTTCCTCGCGGAGAACGGAAAGGCGTTAGTTGTCGGTGTTGTGCTAGGCGTTGGCGCACTGGTTGGCTGGCGTTTCTGGCAAAGCCACCAAAATGACAGCGTGATGGCGGCATCTGCATCTTATCAGCAGGTGACGGAGCAATTGGCCGAAGGCAAAGCCGACGCGATTACGGCAACCGAGAAATTTACGGCTGAGAATAAGAATACCTATGGCGCGCTGGCTTCTCTGGAACTGGCTCGTCATTACGTTGATCAGAAAGATTTTGCTAAAGCAGCACAGCAGCTGGTACAGGCGCAGTCGCAGACTAAAGATGCCGACCTGCTGGCCGTGGTGAATCTGCGTCTGGCGCGAGTTCAGCTACAGGAAAACAAAGCGGATGACGCGCTGAAAACGTTGGATGCCATCAAGCTGGAAGGCTGGGCATCACAGGCTGCGGAAGTGCGTGGTGATATTCTGGTGAGCAAAGGGGATAATCAGGCTGCGCGTGATGCCTACAACAAAGGGTTGTCTTCCAATCCATCGCAGGCACAGCAAGCGTTACTGCGTATGAAACTGAATAACCTGTCCAGCTAAGAGGAATTCCATGCAATTGCGTAAAACACTTTTGGTAGGACTGGTTTCTGTTGCCCTGCTGAGCGGATGCTCGCTATTTAACAGCGAAGAAGATGTTGTCACTATGTCTCCACTGCCGCAGGTGGAAAACCAGTTCACGCCAACCAAGGTGTGGAACAGCTCGGTTGGGAGTGGTATTGGCGAGTTTTATTCCAATCTTCACCCCGCATGGCAGGATAACCACGTTTTTGCGGCCGATCGTCGTGGTACCGTAAAAGCGATGGATCTGAGTGACGGCAAAGAAATTTGGCGCGCGGATCTGTCAGAGAAGACCAATTTCTTCTCCCGCAATAATCCAGCGCTGCTGTCTGGCGGCGTAACGGTTTCTGGTAACCATGTCTATGTCGGCAGCGAAAGGGCGCAGGTCTATGCGCTGAATGCGGAAGATGGTGCGCCGGTATGGCAGACTAAAGTGGCTGGTGAAGCGTTGTCTCGCCCTGTCGTCAGTGACGGCGTGGTGCTGATTCACACCAGCAACGGCATGTTGCAGGCATTGAATGAAGCGGATGGCGCAATCAAGTGGAGCGTCAATCTGGATATGCCGACGCTGTCTCTGCGCGGCGAATCTGCCCCGACAACCGCATTTGGTGCGGCGATTGTGGGTGGTGATAACGGCCGTGTGAACGCCGTGATGATCAATCAGGGCCAGCTCATTTGGCAACAGCGTATTTCACAGCCGAGTGGCGCCACTGAAATCGATCGTCTGAACGACGTCGACACCACGCCAGTAGTAGCGGGCGAAGTGGTTTATGCGCTGGGTTATAATGGCAACATGACCGCGCTGGATCTGCGTTCTGGTCAGGTTCTGTGGAAGCGTGAACTGGGTTCAGTGCATGATTTCATCATTGACGGCGACCGCATCTATCTGGTCGATCAGGACGATCGCGTTGTTGCGTTGAACACCAACGGCGGCGTGAGCCTGTGGCGTCAAAGCGATCTGTTGCATCGCAACTTAACGGCTCCGGCGCTGTATAATGGCTATTTGGTTGTCGGCGATACTGAAGGATATCTGCACTGGCTGAATACGGCGGATGGTCGCTTCGTGGCGCAGCAAAAAGTGGATAGCTCGGGCTTCCTGAGCAAACCTGTGGTTGCCAGCGACAAGCTGCTGATTCAGGCGAAAAACGGTGATGTCTACGCGTTCACTCGCTAAGTAACCGTATTGATTTGGAGCACGGCATTTTTGGGTGTGCTCGTATAACGGCTCCTGACACTATCAGGGGCCGTTTCGTCTTTTTATCGTCAGCGAGTATTTCGCTGTAACGTATTGAAATATAAGTAATGAGGTTGTAACAATGATACCTGTCGTCGCGCTGGTCGGGCGCCCGAATGTGGGGAAATCCACGCTATTTAACCGCTTAACGCGCACCCGTGATGCATTAGTGGCGGATTTCCCTGGGCTGACTCGTGACCGCAAGTATGGTCGTGCAGAAGTGGAAGGGCATGAATTTATTATCGTCGATACCGGTGGTATTGATGGTACCGAAGACGGCGTGGAAACGCGCATGGCGGGCCAATCGCTGGTCGCGATTGAAGAAGCGGATATCGTGCTGTTCATGGTGGATGCACGTGCGGGGCTGATGCCTGCGGATGAAGGCATTGCTAAACATTTGCGCAGCCGCGAAAAGACGACCGTGCTGGTCGCTAACAAAACCGATGGCCTTGACCCGGATATGGTCACGGCGGATTTCTACTCGCTCGGAATGGGCGAAGTGTACGCGATCGCAGCGTCTCATGGCCGTGGTGTAACGTCGCTGCTGGAAACGGTTCTGCTGCCGTTTGTGCAGGATGAAACAGAAGAGCCGGCCGAGCTAACCGAAGAAGAAGAGAACGCGGCTTACTGGGCAGCGTTAGAAGCGGAAGAGCAGGCCAGCGAAGAAGAAGCAGAGGACGATTTTAATCCTGAAGATTTGCCGATCAAACTGGCGATTGTCGGGCGTCCGAATGTGGGCAAATCCACGCTGACTAACCGTATTTTGGGTGAAGAGCGCGTAGTGGTGTTCGACATGCCCGGTACGACGCGTGACAGTATCTACATCCCGATGGTGCGTGACGAACGTGAATACGTTCTGATTGATACCGCTGGGGTGCGTAAGCGTGGCAAAGTAACGGAAACGGTAGAAAAATTTTCTGTTATCAAGACATTGCAGGCGATTGAAGATGCCAACGTAGTGCTGCTGGTTATTGATGCGCGCGAAGGCATTTCCGATCAGGATCTCTCGCTATTGGGCTTTATCCTCAATAGTGGGCGCTCACTGGTGATTGTGGTGAACAAGTGGGATGGCATGTCGCAGGAAGCGCGTGAGCAGGTGAAAGAGACGCTGGATATGCGCCTAGGCTTTATCGATTTTGCCCGCATTCACTTTATTTCTGCGCTACACGGTAGCGGCGTGGGTAACCTGTTTGAGTCGGTAACCGAAGCCTATTCGTGCGCGACTCGTCGCGTCAGTACGGCGATGTTGACCCGTATCATGCAAATGGCATCAGACGATCACCAGCCGCCGCTGGTGCGCGGTCGCCGCGTGAAGCTGAAATATGCGCACGCCGGTGGTTATAACCCGCCGATTGTGGTGATCCACGGGAATCAGGTGAAAGACCTGCCGGATTCCTACAAGCGCTACCTGATGAACTACTATCGTCGTTCGCTGGAAGTGATGGGTACGCCGATTCGTATTCAGTTTAAAGAAGGGGAAAACCCCTTTGCGGACAAGCGCAACACGCTGACGCCAAACCAGCTACGCAAGCGTAAGCGGCTGATGTCGCATCTTAAAAAAAGTAAGTGATTTATTAACGGGGCGAATAGCGATATTCGCCCCGTTTTATCAGAGAAGAAACCAATAATAACCAAGGAAAGCCATGTCCTGGGAAACCTGGAGTTTTGCGTTCAACGTTACGATGCCTAATGTACTGATGTTGTTGCTTGGTATCGTGTTACGCAAACTCAATCTGCTTAATGATGCGTTTTGCGATACCGCCATGCGGCTTGTATTCAATCTTTCTCTTCCCTGTCTGCTGTTTTTTAGCGTTGCAGGCAACCACCAATCTTTCGCAAGCCAGTGGCCGCTGGTGGTTTATGGAACGATAGGAACATTAGCGACATTTCTGTTACTGGAAATCGCGGCGGTGCGCTTAGTTAAAGACCCAAAGGAACGTGGTATTTTTGTACAAGGCGGGTTCCGTTCTAATACGGGTGTGATGGGGTTGGCTTTTGCGATGAGTGCTTATGGCGATGAAGGTGTCGCTATCGGTTCTCTGTATCTGATGGTGACGGTGATTATGTTCAACGCGCTGTCTGTTATTACGTTAACACGCAGTTTGCAGCGGCAATCCCCTGAACAGAGGGTCCCTGCCAGTCAGTTGTTGCGCGGCATTGTAACGAACCCGCTGATTATTGGTCTGCTTCTTGGTGCTGCATATGGGCAGAGTCAGCTGCCAATGCCGAGTGTGATTAAACAAACTGGCGGCTTTATTTCCTCAATGGCGCTGCCTTTGGCGCTGTTATGTGCAGGGGCGAGTCTGGAATGGCGTAGTATGTTTCGTTCATCCAATGTTGCTGTGCTGTCTTCCATTGCGAAAATACTCGTTGTGCCAGGATTACTCACGTTGGGTGGGTGGCTTGTTGGTTTTCGCGGTGTTGAATTGGGCATTATTTTTCTGTTTTCCGCGACGCCGACCGCATCAGGCAGCTATGCGATGACACGAGCGATGGGGGGAAATGCGACGCTGGCGGCGAATATTATTGGGTTGACGACGGTTGGTGCGTTTTTCATGATTGCCATTGGGCTATATGTATTGCGCGCGCTCGATGTTGTTTAATTCCTGATAGCAGCGAGTTAGCCATTGATAACAGAAACGGGGAAAAAGATGGATGCGCTTTGTCCTGATTGTCACCACGCGATGATGTGGCAGCCTGACGGTTCGTTCCTGTGTGAGGGTTGCCAGCAGGATTATCTGCGTGAGGCTGCGTGCCCTGAATGTAAGCACTCGCTTCAGGAACTGAAAGCCTGTGGTGCGGTGGATTATTTTTGTCAGCAGCACGGGATGATTTCCAAACGGCGAGTCGCATTCAGCTACGCGCCTGCCGATTAAATTCATTATTACTTAATCAATGGTGACTCCTGTACGCCGTTGCGCCACAGCTCGGTCAGCTCCGGTGGCGCGCGGTCTTCGGGGATCAGCAGAATGATATCGGTATATTGATTCTGCTGCGGTTGGCAGTAGCTGATGTGGATGCGGTAATAGAACTGGTCGCCACGTCCTGGGCCATCAGGTTCACCGGGTTCGCGAGCCTGAGGCGCGGCATTACGGATCGCGTTACAAATCCGCTCCCGTTCGGATGGCGGTACGCTGGCGAGCGCGAAACGTCGTGGCCCCGCCAGCTTGGGGATAAAGGCGAATCCCCCTTCACGCGCTAGCTCAATGATGGCATCGTCGTTGAGCTCCGGCAGCGTTTTCATAAGAACTCCTGCCGTACCTCCACCCCGACTGTTTCCCACGACTGCATGACGATATCGGCAACGGTGTGGTTAAAACGTTGAGTGGCATGTTGAATGGTGTGGCGCGCGAAAATTTCGAAATCCGCATTTTGCGGCAGCGTTTTATCACACAGCGTGTCGTACCAGATGCGGCCGGCTTTTTCCCATGAATGGCCGCCCAGCGCGATGGCTGTAAGATAGAATGCCCGGTTGGGAATGCCTGAATTCAAGTGTACGCCGCCGTTGTCTTCACGCGTGTTCACATACTCGTTCATGTGAGAGGGCTGGGGGTCGATACCGAGCAGCTCATCATCATACGCCGTGCCCGGATGAGACATTGACCGCAGCCCCATGCCGTGAATACCCTCGGCCAGAAGCTTGTCACCGATAAGCCAATCGGCCTGCTCAGCGGTTTGCCCCAAATGATACTGCTTGACCATGGAGCCAAAGACATCGGACAGCGATTCATTGAGCGCACCGGACTGGCGGAAATAAATTAGCCCTGCTTCATTTTCGGTGATGCCGTGAGTGAGTTCATGTGCGACCACATCAAGCGCAATCGTGAAGCGATTAAAGATTTTGCCGTCGCCATCTCCAAACATCATCTGCTGCCCGTTCCAGAAGGCATTCTGGTAATCCTGACCGTAATGGACTGTGCCAGCCAGCGGTAGTCCCTCTGCATCCAGCGAGTTACGTTGAAAAATCTTCCAGAAGAAGTCGTAAGTGACGTCCAGATAGTTATAGGCCTCATCGACGGCGATATCGCCGTTGCTGGGTTGGCCTTCAGCGCGCACCAGCTTGCCGGGCAGCTGTTGTTGCTGTTCGGCATCATGAATGCTGCGATTTGCCTGCCCAGCGGGTAATTTCTCATGGGGTTCCGGGCGCGGATTGTGGCTGACCATTAATGACTGAACGTGCATCAGCGTCTGTTGCGCGCAGTGGCGCTGCTCGTCTGTGCCGTTTGCGATAATACGATGCAAAATGTAAGGGGGGATCACACTACAAATCGGTCTGGACTTCATACCTCATCTCCTTGAAAACGCTCATCAGGGGTAACACAGACGATCAACAAAGCTCACTGTCTTTATCCACTTCCTTTCACCACGTGGAGGCTGGTAACCCATGCAGTGAAAACGGTGAATATAAGTTAGTGAGCTGGGAATGAGTATAGTTCAGATGTCGGGGGCAAGAATGGGGGATCGCCGTTGTTTTAGGACAAATCCCCATTCACGCATTTTATGCCGATCGCGTTATTTTGGCGTCCGGGATGAGGTTTTTCGCTGCTTTTTCGCGGAATCTGGATTCGGAACCAATGTTGTGACCTGGCTTTCCACCCAGCCGTCCTGCAAGCGGGTTTTCAGTGTTTCACCGGGGGTGATTTGTGCGACGTTTTTCAGCACCTTACCGTCCGGGGCGGTGGTGACGTTATAGCCGCGCGCCAGCGTCGCCAGCGGACTAACGCCTTCCAGTCGCGAACAGGCGATACCTAGCTTCTGCTTGTTCTGATTCAACTGACGTTCTACTGCGCTTTGCATCTGATAGCTAAGCTGCTGCAAACGCTGCTGCGCACGATGGATCCGGGTCTGCGGCTGCTGCTGCATCAGACGCTGTTGTAAGCGTTCACTTCGGCGCGAGGTCTGCCGTAGCTGCTGCTGCATAGCATCATCCAGCCGCTGACGCAGTTTAACCAGCTGTGCCTGCTGACGCGTCAGCCGCAGCTGCGGATGCTGCTGCTGTAAGCGGTGGTGCAGAC
This region includes:
- the pilW gene encoding type IV pilus biogenesis/stability protein PilW encodes the protein MSLSQGTYWLSGLFALLLLVGCVKSPQETTNPAVAQTRLQLGLTYLAHNNLDAARQNLEKAVAIAPQDYRTQLGMALYEQRIGENRLAEQRYQHVLNMAPENGSVMNNYGAFLCSLGQYVAAQRQFSAAAQLPDYSQVADALENAGYCFFNAGQTEDARNLLSRALKYDPTKGSALLAEANQQFAAGKNEQARLLLDVYQHILPASAESLWLQIRFAALAGHDGDKERYGNVLARSFPQSKQYQHFLANEY
- the rodZ gene encoding cytoskeleton protein RodZ; the protein is MNTEATQDTTEAKLPGERLREARERLGLTQQTIAERLCLKITTVRDIEDGTTPADLAPTFLRGYIRSYAKLVHLPEDELLPSVDKQAIPKTISVSPMQSFSLKKSRKKRDGWLMTITWLVVLVVLGLTGAWWWQNHQAQQAEINSMVDHASSIQAQTEGQSVPLMDNGTAQEIETPGSAPAPASTPVDLSATGTETPSTPSSVSTPSAAPSSQSPSLANAAQPQTAGNVLLGAGAVAPAAGTVAEANSVSAAHALVMTFTADCWLEVTDASGKKLFSGMQRNGGTLNLDGQSPYKLKIGAPAAVQIQFQGKPVDLSRFVRSSQVARLTLTAE
- the ispG gene encoding flavodoxin-dependent (E)-4-hydroxy-3-methylbut-2-enyl-diphosphate synthase, which translates into the protein MHNAAPITRRKSTRIYVGKVPVGDGAPIAVQSMTNTRTTDVEATVNQIRALERVGVDIVRVSVPTMDAAEAFKLIKQQVNVPLVADIHFDYRIALKVAEYGVDCLRINPGNIGNEERIRSVVDCARYNNIPIRIGVNGGSLEKDLQEKYGEPTPEALLESAMRHVDILDRLNFDQFKVSVKASDVFLAVQSYRLLAARIDQPLHLGITEAGGARSGAVKSAIGLGLLLSEGIGDTLRISLAADPVEEVKVGFDILKSLRIRARGINFIACPTCSRQEFDVIGTVNALEQRLEDLITPMDVSIIGCVVNGPGEALVSTIGVTGGHNKSGFYEDGVRQRERFDNEQMIDQLEAKIRAKASMMDENQRITVNLVDK
- the der gene encoding ribosome biogenesis GTPase Der — encoded protein: MIPVVALVGRPNVGKSTLFNRLTRTRDALVADFPGLTRDRKYGRAEVEGHEFIIVDTGGIDGTEDGVETRMAGQSLVAIEEADIVLFMVDARAGLMPADEGIAKHLRSREKTTVLVANKTDGLDPDMVTADFYSLGMGEVYAIAASHGRGVTSLLETVLLPFVQDETEEPAELTEEEENAAYWAALEAEEQASEEEAEDDFNPEDLPIKLAIVGRPNVGKSTLTNRILGEERVVVFDMPGTTRDSIYIPMVRDEREYVLIDTAGVRKRGKVTETVEKFSVIKTLQAIEDANVVLLVIDAREGISDQDLSLLGFILNSGRSLVIVVNKWDGMSQEAREQVKETLDMRLGFIDFARIHFISALHGSGVGNLFESVTEAYSCATRRVSTAMLTRIMQMASDDHQPPLVRGRRVKLKYAHAGGYNPPIVVIHGNQVKDLPDSYKRYLMNYYRRSLEVMGTPIRIQFKEGENPFADKRNTLTPNQLRKRKRLMSHLKKSK
- the trmG/rlmN gene encoding bifunctional tRNA (adenosine(37)-C2)-methyltransferase TrmG/ribosomal RNA large subunit methyltransferase RlmN; its protein translation is MTASNTTASKTTVSEQTVSEFSPASADASQSVKASAEKINLLDLNRQQMRDLFMSMGEKPFRADQVMKWIYHYCCDDFNQMTDINKVFRSKLQEIAEIRAPEVVDEQRSSDGTIKWAILVGGQRVETVYIPEEDRATLCVSSQVGCALECKFCSTAQQGFNRNLRVSEIIGQVWRAAKIIGAFKVTGQRPITNVVMMGMGEPLLNLTNVVPAMEIMLDDFGFGLSKRRVTLSTSGVVPALDKLGDMIDVALAISLHAPTDDIRNEIMPINKKYNIETFLSAVRRYLEKSNANQGRVTVEYVMLDHINDGTEHAHQLAECLKDTPCKINLIPWNPFPGAPYGRSSNSRVDRFSKVLMEYGFTTIVRKTRGDDIDAACGQLAGEVVDRTKRTLKKKMAGEPITVKAV
- a CDS encoding AEC family transporter → MSWETWSFAFNVTMPNVLMLLLGIVLRKLNLLNDAFCDTAMRLVFNLSLPCLLFFSVAGNHQSFASQWPLVVYGTIGTLATFLLLEIAAVRLVKDPKERGIFVQGGFRSNTGVMGLAFAMSAYGDEGVAIGSLYLMVTVIMFNALSVITLTRSLQRQSPEQRVPASQLLRGIVTNPLIIGLLLGAAYGQSQLPMPSVIKQTGGFISSMALPLALLCAGASLEWRSMFRSSNVAVLSSIAKILVVPGLLTLGGWLVGFRGVELGIIFLFSATPTASGSYAMTRAMGGNATLAANIIGLTTVGAFFMIAIGLYVLRALDVV
- the bamB gene encoding outer membrane protein assembly factor BamB, which translates into the protein MQLRKTLLVGLVSVALLSGCSLFNSEEDVVTMSPLPQVENQFTPTKVWNSSVGSGIGEFYSNLHPAWQDNHVFAADRRGTVKAMDLSDGKEIWRADLSEKTNFFSRNNPALLSGGVTVSGNHVYVGSERAQVYALNAEDGAPVWQTKVAGEALSRPVVSDGVVLIHTSNGMLQALNEADGAIKWSVNLDMPTLSLRGESAPTTAFGAAIVGGDNGRVNAVMINQGQLIWQQRISQPSGATEIDRLNDVDTTPVVAGEVVYALGYNGNMTALDLRSGQVLWKRELGSVHDFIIDGDRIYLVDQDDRVVALNTNGGVSLWRQSDLLHRNLTAPALYNGYLVVGDTEGYLHWLNTADGRFVAQQKVDSSGFLSKPVVASDKLLIQAKNGDVYAFTR
- the hisS gene encoding histidine--tRNA ligase, with product MAKNIQAIRGMNDYLPAETALWQRIENSLKQVLSGYGYNEIRLPIVEQTPLFKRAIGEVTDVVEKEMYTFDDRNGDSLTLRPEGTAGCVRAGIEHGILYNQEQRLWYVGPMFRYERPQKGRYRQFHQLGCEVFGLQGPDIDAELILMTARWWRVLGIADHVKLELNSIGSLDARARYREALVAFLEQHKDQLDEDCLRRMYTNPLRVLDTKNPQIQVLLNDAPVLTDYLDDESRAHFEALGELLTQSGIPYTVNPRLVRGLDYYNRTVFEWVTTSLGAQGTVCAGGRYDGMVEQLGGHATPAVGFAMGLERLVLLVQSVNSDFKAQPNVDVYLISSGTGTQVAAMQLAEKLRDALPQLKLMTNYGGGNFKKQFARADKWGARVALVLGENEVAAGQVVVKNLSNGEQDTLAQADVASRLATLLD
- a CDS encoding YfgM family protein; this encodes MEVYTTENEQVDALRRFLAENGKALVVGVVLGVGALVGWRFWQSHQNDSVMAASASYQQVTEQLAEGKADAITATEKFTAENKNTYGALASLELARHYVDQKDFAKAAQQLVQAQSQTKDADLLAVVNLRLARVQLQENKADDALKTLDAIKLEGWASQAAEVRGDILVSKGDNQAARDAYNKGLSSNPSQAQQALLRMKLNNLSS